The Aequorivita sublithincola DSM 14238 genome window below encodes:
- the nqrE gene encoding NADH:ubiquinone reductase (Na(+)-transporting) subunit E, with translation MEHIELFFKSIFIDNMIFATFLGMCSYLAVSKKVTTAVGLGAAVIFVLTVTVPINWLLDQYLLKDGALVWLGPEYADYNLGFLSFILFIATIATMVQLVEIVVEKFSPSLYNSLGIFLPLIAVNCAILGGSLFMQSRDIPTLGLALNYGFSSGIGWFLAILAIAAIREKIRYSNVPAPLRGLGITFIITGLMAIGFMSFGGMLTGGDEKKPALDSDPSNIGAKTEQIQQENTEETAPAVSLSEVSTLTKQ, from the coding sequence ATGGAACACATAGAGTTATTTTTTAAATCGATCTTTATAGACAATATGATATTTGCCACTTTCCTTGGAATGTGCTCTTATCTTGCTGTTTCCAAAAAAGTTACAACCGCTGTTGGCCTTGGTGCTGCCGTAATCTTCGTATTGACGGTAACCGTACCAATCAACTGGCTTTTGGATCAATATCTTTTGAAAGATGGTGCTTTGGTATGGTTAGGACCAGAATATGCAGATTATAATTTAGGATTTCTTTCCTTTATTCTTTTCATCGCAACCATCGCAACAATGGTGCAGTTGGTAGAGATAGTGGTTGAAAAATTTTCACCATCACTTTACAATTCACTAGGTATCTTTCTTCCACTTATTGCCGTAAACTGTGCAATTTTGGGAGGATCGTTATTTATGCAGTCTAGAGATATTCCAACCTTAGGCTTGGCTCTTAATTATGGTTTTAGTTCAGGTATTGGATGGTTCTTAGCTATTTTGGCCATTGCTGCCATTCGCGAAAAAATACGATATTCAAACGTTCCCGCACCTTTACGTGGTTTAGGAATTACTTTTATCATCACAGGCTTAATGGCGATAGGTTTTATGAGTTTTGGAGGAATGCTAACAGGAGGTGACGAAAAGAAACCAGCATTAGATTCAGATCCATCAAATATTGGAGCGAAAACAGAACAGATCCAACAAGAAAATACAGAAGAAACTGCTCCTGCGGTTTCGCTATCAGAAGTTTCAACTTTAACGAAGCAATAA
- a CDS encoding thioredoxin family protein — MKKIILILSIIALSACNSSKEKNKVEKKTSTEMISENSKEKINDTVPYEDSVMLLGKANRKGLQMDAFKSWFNPGYQDYSVDSVTLEKLKPFLKDVTITVFMGTWCEDSQRETPHLYKILDDAKFDESKLTLITTSDEKTTPQSFEKGKNITNVPTIIFYKNDKELGRIVEYPIESLEKDMLAILSGKEYKHAYAE, encoded by the coding sequence ATGAAAAAAATAATCCTAATACTTTCAATAATCGCTTTATCAGCCTGCAATTCTTCAAAAGAAAAAAATAAAGTTGAAAAGAAAACTTCCACAGAAATGATATCCGAAAACTCAAAAGAAAAAATAAACGACACCGTTCCCTACGAAGATTCTGTAATGCTTCTAGGAAAAGCTAACCGAAAAGGTCTCCAAATGGACGCTTTCAAAAGCTGGTTCAACCCAGGCTATCAAGATTATAGCGTAGATTCTGTAACACTCGAAAAACTGAAACCATTTTTGAAAGATGTTACTATCACAGTCTTTATGGGTACTTGGTGCGAAGATAGCCAACGCGAAACGCCACATCTCTATAAAATTTTAGATGACGCAAAGTTTGATGAATCTAAACTAACTTTAATAACCACTTCAGACGAAAAAACCACTCCTCAAAGTTTTGAAAAAGGAAAAAACATAACCAACGTTCCCACCATAATCTTCTACAAAAACGATAAGGAATTGGGCAGAATCGTGGAATACCCTATTGAAAGCCTTGAAAAAGACATGCTCGCTATTTTAAGTGGAAAAGAATACAAACACGCTTACGCAGAATAA
- the nqrF gene encoding NADH:ubiquinone reductase (Na(+)-transporting) subunit F has protein sequence MFLEISTLGVITVTVIALLILTLLLVALLLFTKEKLAPSGPVKITINEEKVIEVPSGGSLLSTLSAEKIFLPSACGGGGTCIQCECHVISGGGEALPTETPHFTRKELKDGVRLSCQVKVKQDMNIHIPEEVFGIKKWDATVVRNYNVASFIKEFVVEIPEDMNYKAGGYIQIEIPPCEVKFEDMDITAHPEEHERPDKFQEEWDKFKLWPLVMKNNETAERAYSMASYPAEGREIMLNVRIATPPFDRAKGGWMTVNPGIASSYIFNCKKGDKVVISGPYGEFFINPSEAEMLYVGGGAGMAPMRSHLYHLFKTLKTGRKVTYWYGGRSKRELFYLEHFNELEREFPNFKFYLALSEPAEEDNWKVKKDINDEAGDGFVGFIHQVVIDNYLNLHDTPEDIELYFCGPPLMNQAVQKMGEDFGIPDENIRFDDFGG, from the coding sequence ATGTTTTTAGAAATAAGCACTCTTGGAGTTATAACAGTAACAGTCATCGCCCTTTTGATTTTGACACTTTTATTGGTTGCACTATTGTTGTTTACCAAAGAAAAATTGGCTCCATCTGGCCCTGTGAAAATTACGATCAATGAAGAGAAAGTTATTGAAGTTCCATCTGGCGGCTCCTTGCTTTCTACTTTAAGCGCCGAAAAAATATTCCTTCCATCTGCCTGTGGTGGTGGTGGAACTTGTATTCAATGTGAATGTCACGTTATTTCTGGTGGTGGTGAAGCATTGCCAACTGAAACGCCACACTTCACACGTAAGGAATTAAAAGATGGTGTTCGTCTTTCCTGCCAAGTAAAAGTGAAGCAGGATATGAACATCCACATTCCGGAGGAAGTCTTCGGAATTAAAAAATGGGACGCGACCGTAGTTAGAAACTACAACGTTGCATCGTTTATTAAAGAATTCGTTGTTGAAATCCCTGAGGATATGAACTACAAAGCTGGTGGATATATTCAAATTGAAATCCCACCTTGCGAAGTAAAGTTCGAAGATATGGACATCACTGCCCATCCTGAAGAACACGAAAGACCAGACAAATTTCAAGAAGAGTGGGACAAATTCAAACTTTGGCCATTGGTAATGAAAAACAATGAAACTGCAGAAAGAGCCTACTCTATGGCTTCTTATCCAGCAGAAGGACGCGAGATTATGCTAAACGTGCGTATTGCTACGCCACCATTTGATCGTGCAAAAGGAGGATGGATGACTGTTAATCCGGGAATCGCTTCTTCATATATTTTCAACTGTAAGAAAGGTGATAAAGTTGTTATCTCTGGTCCCTATGGTGAATTCTTCATAAACCCTTCCGAAGCAGAAATGCTTTACGTTGGTGGTGGAGCCGGAATGGCACCGATGCGTTCTCACTTGTACCATCTTTTCAAAACCTTAAAAACTGGTAGAAAAGTAACTTATTGGTATGGTGGTCGTTCAAAAAGAGAATTGTTCTATTTGGAACACTTTAATGAACTAGAACGTGAATTTCCAAACTTCAAATTCTATTTGGCCTTAAGTGAGCCTGCGGAAGAAGACAATTGGAAAGTGAAAAAAGACATAAACGATGAAGCTGGTGATGGCTTTGTAGGCTTCATTCACCAAGTTGTGATTGATAACTACTTAAATCTTCACGACACACCTGAAGATATAGAATTATATTTCTGTGGCCCACCATTAATGAATCAAGCCGTTCAAAAGATGGGCGAAGACTTCGGAATTCCTGACGAAAATATTCGTTTTGATGATTTTGGGGGATAG
- a CDS encoding Na(+)-translocating NADH-quinone reductase subunit C, translating into MAKFTDKNSYTILFAVIMVLVVGSLLAGIAQGLRGKISENERFEKQQNILYAMGVDDNEGTGSVTFIPTKEVEAAFHKYIKKQLVIQGDEATEDENAYLIDIKKEETHANDDQNYKRRLPLFIGEKDGKTYYIIPMRGKGLWDAIWGFVSLDKDFVVEGVFFDHKGETPGLGANIKERFFMDDFQGEQIMNGDAFVGITVAKGNNDPLNERKDDQKVDALAGATITGNGVTDMIRKDIARYIPYLEKLKGAEKIETTDTIEVSDSIQ; encoded by the coding sequence ATGGCAAAGTTTACTGATAAAAATTCATATACAATACTGTTTGCAGTAATAATGGTATTAGTGGTAGGAAGTCTTTTAGCCGGGATTGCACAAGGATTGCGCGGAAAGATTTCAGAAAACGAACGCTTCGAAAAACAACAGAACATTCTTTATGCAATGGGTGTTGACGATAATGAAGGAACTGGAAGTGTAACATTTATTCCTACAAAAGAAGTTGAAGCTGCTTTTCATAAATATATAAAAAAGCAATTGGTTATTCAAGGCGATGAAGCCACTGAAGATGAAAATGCTTATTTGATTGATATTAAAAAGGAAGAGACACACGCAAACGACGACCAAAATTATAAACGACGTCTTCCTTTGTTTATTGGCGAAAAAGATGGTAAAACCTATTATATAATTCCAATGCGCGGAAAAGGTCTTTGGGATGCAATTTGGGGCTTTGTTTCTCTTGATAAGGATTTCGTTGTTGAAGGTGTGTTCTTTGATCACAAAGGAGAAACTCCTGGTCTTGGAGCCAATATTAAGGAACGTTTCTTTATGGATGATTTTCAAGGCGAACAAATTATGAACGGCGATGCTTTTGTAGGTATAACCGTAGCAAAAGGAAATAACGATCCTTTGAACGAAAGAAAGGACGATCAAAAAGTAGATGCTCTTGCGGGGGCAACAATTACCGGAAATGGAGTAACAGATATGATTAGAAAAGACATAGCTCGTTACATTCCATACTTGGAGAAATTAAAAGGAGCAGAAAAGATTGAAACAACGGATACAATCGAAGTTTCTGATTCAATTCAATAA
- the gpmI gene encoding 2,3-bisphosphoglycerate-independent phosphoglycerate mutase produces the protein MNKKVLLMILDGWGVTQDPSVSAVAQADTPFIDSLYKKYPHAQLLTHGMNVGLPEGQMGNSEVGHMNLGAGRIVYQDLAKINMAVENGTLRNEPELQKAFDYAKSHNKNVHFLGLVSNGGVHSHIEHLKGLITAADESGLKNIFVHAFTDGRDVDPHSGKGFIEDLQNSLEKTGGKLASIIGRYYAMDRDRRWERVKKAYDLLVFGKGKPSKNALQSIEESYAEGITDEFIEPIVMTTTKGKPVATIEKDDVVIFFNFRTDRGRQITEVLTQKNHETFEMKTLPLYFVTLTNYDDSFENIHVIYNKENLHDTLGEILEKNGKKQIRIAETEKYPHVTFFFSGGREVPFEGEKRILCPSPTVATYDLKPEMSAYDLRDMILPEIENETADFICLNFANPDMVGHTGVFKAAVIACETVDNCAQAIVEQALESHYVTIIIADHGNSEKMINPDGSPNTAHTINPVPIIIVDNEIKTVKNGILGDIAPTILAILGVEKPEIMTQHSLI, from the coding sequence ATGAACAAGAAAGTCCTTTTAATGATCCTAGATGGCTGGGGAGTTACGCAAGATCCTTCCGTTTCCGCCGTTGCACAGGCAGATACGCCTTTTATAGATTCACTTTATAAAAAATATCCGCACGCGCAATTGCTCACTCACGGAATGAACGTTGGGCTTCCCGAAGGTCAAATGGGCAACAGCGAAGTGGGACATATGAATTTGGGAGCTGGCAGAATTGTATATCAAGATCTAGCAAAAATTAATATGGCTGTTGAAAATGGTACGTTGCGCAACGAACCAGAACTACAAAAAGCTTTCGATTACGCAAAAAGTCACAATAAAAACGTACACTTTTTAGGCCTTGTTTCCAATGGTGGCGTGCATTCTCATATTGAGCATTTAAAAGGTTTAATTACCGCTGCTGACGAAAGTGGTTTGAAAAATATATTCGTTCACGCTTTTACAGATGGTCGCGATGTAGACCCACATTCTGGGAAGGGTTTTATTGAAGATTTGCAAAATTCTTTGGAGAAAACAGGCGGAAAACTAGCTTCAATCATTGGTCGATATTATGCAATGGATCGTGATAGACGTTGGGAACGCGTAAAAAAAGCGTATGATTTATTAGTATTCGGAAAAGGGAAACCCTCTAAAAATGCATTACAAAGTATTGAAGAAAGTTACGCCGAAGGAATTACCGACGAATTCATCGAACCGATTGTAATGACAACTACTAAAGGCAAACCAGTTGCAACCATTGAAAAAGATGACGTTGTGATTTTCTTCAACTTTAGAACCGATCGTGGCAGACAAATTACTGAAGTTTTAACTCAAAAAAATCACGAAACTTTTGAGATGAAAACGCTTCCGTTATATTTCGTGACACTTACGAACTATGACGATTCCTTTGAAAACATCCACGTAATCTACAATAAAGAAAATCTACACGATACTTTAGGCGAAATTTTAGAAAAGAACGGAAAAAAGCAAATCCGCATTGCTGAAACTGAAAAATATCCGCACGTAACTTTCTTCTTTTCTGGAGGAAGAGAAGTTCCTTTTGAGGGGGAAAAACGAATTCTTTGCCCATCGCCCACAGTCGCCACTTATGATCTTAAACCTGAAATGAGCGCTTACGATCTTCGGGATATGATTCTTCCAGAAATTGAAAATGAAACTGCTGATTTCATTTGCCTAAATTTCGCAAACCCAGATATGGTAGGACATACAGGTGTTTTTAAAGCAGCTGTTATTGCTTGCGAAACGGTAGATAATTGTGCTCAAGCCATTGTTGAACAAGCCTTAGAAAGTCATTATGTAACAATTATAATTGCAGACCATGGTAATAGTGAAAAAATGATAAACCCTGACGGTTCGCCAAACACGGCTCACACGATCAATCCTGTTCCAATAATAATAGTTGACAACGAAATTAAAACAGTTAAAAACGGAATATTGGGCGATATTGCTCCAACTATTCTTGCTATTTTAGGCGTTGAGAAGCCTGAGATAATGACACAACATTCCTTAATTTAA
- a CDS encoding FAD:protein FMN transferase, producing the protein MTEFLKCLAFSFLFLLFSCGNNKPEPIYLQGEAFGTTYNIQFYSEKNIDFKKGLDSVIDVVNHSVSTYIPESDISKVNRGDSTIVVDSIFREVFKISEEVNKKTNGYFDPTIGILRNAYGFGDVKPLKEIDEKTLDSLMQFVGFHKVKINSDGTISKEYPQIYFDFNAVAKGFGIDCLGRYLESKGVTNYLIELGGEILTKGENLVKNQDWVVGVETVDSELEDRSFEATVKLKNVGMASSGNYRKFRIDSASGKKYVHTLNPLTGSAEMSDVTSSTVIAPTCGVADAYATSFMALGLEKSKELLKNLPDVEAYLTFNDSLNNHQVFVTDGFKKRLGN; encoded by the coding sequence ATGACTGAATTTCTGAAATGCCTTGCTTTCTCTTTTCTGTTTCTTTTATTTTCATGTGGAAACAATAAACCCGAACCAATATATCTTCAAGGCGAAGCTTTCGGCACAACTTATAACATTCAGTTTTATTCAGAAAAGAACATTGATTTCAAAAAAGGGTTGGATTCCGTTATTGATGTCGTAAACCATTCCGTGAGCACGTATATTCCTGAAAGTGATATTTCAAAAGTGAATAGAGGCGATTCCACCATAGTTGTTGATTCAATTTTTAGGGAAGTATTTAAAATTTCTGAAGAAGTAAACAAAAAAACAAACGGGTATTTTGACCCAACAATAGGCATATTGCGCAATGCCTACGGTTTTGGCGATGTAAAACCACTGAAAGAAATTGATGAAAAAACCTTAGATTCTTTAATGCAATTTGTAGGTTTTCATAAAGTGAAAATTAACAGCGACGGAACTATTTCCAAAGAATATCCACAGATCTATTTCGACTTTAATGCCGTTGCAAAAGGCTTCGGAATAGATTGTCTAGGTCGTTATCTAGAATCTAAAGGTGTAACAAATTATTTAATTGAATTGGGTGGTGAAATTCTTACCAAAGGTGAAAACCTCGTTAAAAACCAAGATTGGGTAGTTGGAGTTGAAACTGTAGATTCTGAATTGGAAGATAGAAGTTTTGAAGCAACCGTAAAGCTAAAAAATGTTGGGATGGCTTCTTCAGGTAATTACCGAAAGTTTAGAATTGATTCTGCTTCTGGCAAAAAATATGTTCATACATTGAATCCTCTAACTGGTTCCGCAGAAATGAGCGATGTTACAAGTTCTACCGTTATAGCTCCAACTTGCGGTGTGGCTGATGCCTATGCAACTTCGTTTATGGCTTTGGGATTGGAAAAATCAAAAGAATTATTGAAAAATCTTCCAGATGTAGAAGCTTATTTAACCTTCAACGATTCTTTAAACAATCATCAAGTCTTTGTGACGGACGGTTTTAAGAAGCGTTTAGGAAACTAA
- a CDS encoding NADH:ubiquinone reductase (Na(+)-transporting) subunit D produces the protein MALLSKKDSRLILDPLADNNPITIQVLGICSALAITAQLKASIVMALSVMVVLGVGNVVISLLRNVIPGKIRIIAQLIIVAALVIIVDQVLKAFAYELSKQLSVFIGLIITNCIIMGRFEAFALANKPWRSFLDGIGNAAGYGLILIIVGFFRELLGSGTLLGFKVLGDPIAKTGLYAFGYENNGFMLLSPMALIVIGIIIWVQRSRNKTLIEE, from the coding sequence ATGGCTTTACTTTCAAAAAAAGACAGCAGATTAATTCTAGATCCTTTAGCAGACAATAACCCTATTACCATTCAAGTTTTGGGTATTTGTTCTGCGTTGGCAATTACTGCGCAATTAAAAGCTTCCATTGTGATGGCGCTTTCAGTAATGGTTGTATTAGGAGTAGGAAACGTTGTTATTTCGCTTTTACGAAATGTTATTCCAGGAAAAATCAGGATTATAGCACAACTAATTATTGTAGCCGCATTGGTAATTATTGTAGATCAAGTGCTAAAAGCTTTTGCTTATGAATTGAGCAAACAACTTTCAGTTTTCATTGGTCTAATCATTACAAACTGTATCATTATGGGGCGTTTTGAAGCATTCGCCTTAGCAAACAAACCTTGGCGTTCTTTTCTTGACGGAATTGGAAATGCCGCAGGGTATGGCCTTATTTTGATAATCGTAGGTTTCTTCCGTGAGCTTTTAGGTTCTGGAACACTTTTGGGTTTCAAAGTTTTGGGAGACCCTATCGCTAAAACTGGTCTTTATGCTTTTGGATATGAAAATAACGGATTTATGTTGCTTTCGCCAATGGCTCTGATTGTTATTGGAATTATCATTTGGGTACAACGTTCAAGAAATAAGACTTTAATAGAAGAATAA
- a CDS encoding NADH:ubiquinone reductase (Na(+)-transporting) subunit B, with product MGLKQNLHKLKEKYKGTKMAPAFNALHTFLYTPNETTHSGAHVRVVDDLKRTMNTVIMALIPCLIFGIFNAGYQHYAAIDNALRLDPLGNFFTWDNFILGAWKVLPLVIISYGVGLGVEFIFAIIKKHEVEEGYLVTGMLVPLIVPIDIPLWMLTVAVIFGVIIGKEVFGGTGMNILNPALTIRAFLFFAYPTWMSGDKVWVEGAQAMAGQPDAISGETILGTLAANSHPVYSVWDMFWGFIPGSVGETSTFLIIIGALFLIFTKIGSWRIMLSAVLGALAMGLIFNGIVDQGWIEDGSKFYGLMSEPFWQHLIIGSAAFAIVYMATDPVTASQTNKGKWIYGFLIGFMGIMIRVFNPAYPEGFMLSILLLNVFAPTIDHYVIQGNIKKRMKRLKVKAA from the coding sequence ATGGGATTGAAACAGAATTTACATAAGCTAAAGGAAAAGTACAAAGGCACCAAAATGGCTCCTGCGTTCAACGCACTTCACACCTTTTTATATACGCCGAATGAAACGACGCATTCTGGCGCGCACGTTCGTGTTGTAGATGATTTGAAGCGTACGATGAACACGGTAATCATGGCGCTTATTCCTTGTTTAATTTTTGGAATATTCAATGCAGGTTATCAGCATTATGCAGCTATAGACAATGCTTTAAGGTTAGATCCTTTAGGAAATTTCTTCACTTGGGATAACTTTATCTTGGGGGCATGGAAGGTTTTGCCGTTGGTAATTATTTCATACGGAGTTGGTCTTGGGGTAGAATTTATTTTCGCCATCATTAAAAAACACGAAGTAGAAGAAGGATATTTGGTAACGGGAATGCTTGTGCCACTTATTGTTCCTATTGATATTCCACTTTGGATGCTTACTGTTGCGGTAATCTTCGGAGTTATTATCGGGAAAGAAGTTTTTGGTGGTACTGGAATGAATATATTAAATCCTGCACTTACTATTCGTGCCTTTTTATTCTTCGCCTATCCAACTTGGATGAGTGGGGATAAGGTTTGGGTGGAAGGAGCACAAGCAATGGCAGGACAGCCTGATGCAATTTCCGGAGAGACCATTTTAGGAACTTTAGCAGCCAACAGTCATCCCGTTTACAGTGTTTGGGATATGTTCTGGGGCTTTATACCAGGTTCCGTTGGCGAAACCTCAACATTCCTAATAATTATTGGAGCTTTGTTTTTAATATTCACAAAAATTGGTAGCTGGCGGATCATGCTTTCCGCAGTTTTAGGAGCGCTTGCTATGGGATTGATATTTAACGGTATTGTGGATCAGGGCTGGATAGAGGATGGTAGCAAATTCTATGGATTAATGAGTGAACCCTTTTGGCAGCATTTAATAATAGGAAGCGCCGCTTTTGCAATTGTTTATATGGCAACAGATCCGGTAACTGCTTCGCAGACCAATAAAGGGAAATGGATTTACGGTTTCCTAATTGGGTTCATGGGTATTATGATACGGGTTTTCAACCCTGCATATCCCGAAGGATTTATGCTTTCAATATTATTGTTGAATGTATTTGCACCCACGATAGATCATTATGTGATTCAAGGAAATATTAAGAAGAGGATGAAACGTTTAAAAGTTAAAGCAGCGTAA
- the map gene encoding type I methionyl aminopeptidase produces the protein MIIPKTREEIELMRESALVVSRTLGMLAKEMKPGATTNQLNKMAEDYIRSQDAIPGFLGLYGCPSTLLTSVNEAVVHGLPTDVPLKEGDIVAIDCGAIKNSFYGDHAYTFEVGEVSAETKKLLKITKESLYIGIREFKAGNRVGDVGFAIQNYCEAQGYGVVRELVGHGLGRKMHEDPEMPNYGRRGRGKKFVEGMTIALEPMINLGTYKVKQLSDGWTIVTQDGQPSAHYEHNIALVNGKPELLSTFDYVYEALGIVSDEEKEFRNI, from the coding sequence ATGATAATCCCAAAAACAAGAGAAGAAATTGAATTGATGCGCGAAAGTGCTTTGGTGGTATCCCGTACTTTAGGAATGCTCGCTAAAGAAATGAAACCAGGTGCTACGACCAATCAGCTAAATAAAATGGCGGAAGATTACATTCGTAGTCAAGACGCAATTCCAGGATTTCTTGGACTTTATGGTTGCCCTTCCACCCTATTAACGAGTGTAAATGAAGCGGTTGTTCACGGTTTGCCAACTGATGTTCCTTTGAAGGAAGGCGATATTGTTGCAATAGATTGTGGTGCCATCAAAAATAGTTTTTATGGCGATCACGCTTATACTTTTGAAGTTGGCGAAGTTTCTGCTGAAACTAAAAAGCTTTTGAAAATTACGAAAGAGTCACTTTACATAGGTATCCGAGAATTTAAAGCTGGGAACCGCGTTGGCGATGTTGGGTTTGCAATTCAAAACTATTGCGAAGCGCAAGGTTATGGCGTGGTTCGCGAACTTGTTGGCCACGGTTTAGGTAGAAAAATGCACGAAGATCCCGAAATGCCAAACTATGGCCGCCGCGGTCGCGGCAAGAAATTTGTTGAAGGAATGACCATTGCATTGGAACCAATGATAAATTTGGGAACCTACAAAGTGAAACAATTGAGCGACGGCTGGACCATCGTAACTCAAGACGGGCAACCCAGTGCACACTATGAGCACAACATAGCTTTAGTAAACGGAAAACCGGAATTGCTTTCTACGTTTGATTATGTTTATGAAGCGTTGGGGATTGTGAGTGATGAAGAGAAAGAATTCAGAAATATATAA
- a CDS encoding BT0820 family HAD-type phosphatase, translating into MIRETLTIAVDFDGTIVEDEYPSIGRPIIFAFETIKKLQDEGHRLILWTYRKGRALEEAVKFCNENGIVFYAVNKSFPEEEFDGSYSRKINADVFIDDRNIGGLKSWGEIYQQLIGELTPTKTKTQKKGFFSFLK; encoded by the coding sequence ATGATTAGAGAAACCCTAACTATTGCTGTAGATTTTGATGGAACCATCGTTGAAGATGAATATCCGAGCATTGGCCGTCCCATTATTTTTGCTTTTGAAACAATAAAAAAACTGCAGGACGAAGGTCATAGACTCATTCTATGGACCTACCGAAAAGGTCGTGCCTTGGAAGAAGCTGTAAAATTCTGCAATGAAAATGGAATTGTTTTTTATGCGGTAAATAAAAGTTTTCCTGAGGAAGAATTTGACGGTTCGTATAGCCGAAAAATAAATGCCGACGTTTTTATAGACGATCGTAATATTGGAGGTCTTAAAAGTTGGGGCGAAATCTATCAACAATTAATAGGCGAACTTACTCCCACAAAAACCAAAACACAGAAAAAAGGATTTTTCTCCTTTTTAAAATAG
- a CDS encoding class I SAM-dependent methyltransferase, with translation MFKKILNTIPRPLLIRLSIISRPILAFFLKGNKYTDPIDGKSYKKFLPYGYEVVRENVLSPGTLSLERHRLFWLYLQNETGFFTENLKVLHFAPEQAFYKKFRKMKNLDYTTTDLNSPIADVKADICKLPFNGNEFDFIICNHVLEHIPDDTKAMQEIYRVLAPGGTAILQVPYKADLEKTFEDNSITDPKERAKIFGQYDHVRVYGMDYFSKLESIGFTVDAADYTKILSSEEVEKYRLPKGELIPVCKKLVS, from the coding sequence TTGTTCAAAAAAATCCTAAATACCATCCCACGTCCCTTACTCATAAGATTGAGTATTATTAGCAGACCCATACTCGCTTTTTTTCTGAAGGGAAATAAATACACAGACCCAATTGATGGGAAATCTTATAAAAAATTTCTTCCGTATGGTTATGAGGTGGTTCGTGAAAATGTGCTTTCGCCGGGAACGCTTTCTTTGGAAAGACACAGATTGTTTTGGCTTTATCTTCAAAATGAAACAGGCTTCTTCACAGAAAATCTGAAAGTACTGCACTTTGCTCCTGAGCAAGCGTTTTATAAGAAATTCAGGAAAATGAAAAATCTGGATTACACTACAACCGACCTGAATTCGCCAATTGCAGATGTGAAGGCAGATATTTGCAAGCTTCCTTTTAACGGCAATGAATTCGACTTTATAATCTGTAACCACGTTCTGGAACACATTCCAGATGATACCAAGGCAATGCAAGAAATTTATCGTGTTTTGGCTCCTGGCGGTACGGCAATCCTACAAGTTCCCTACAAAGCAGATTTAGAAAAAACGTTTGAAGACAACTCTATCACCGACCCAAAAGAACGCGCAAAAATCTTCGGACAGTACGATCATGTTCGGGTTTATGGAATGGATTATTTCAGCAAACTGGAAAGCATCGGGTTTACCGTTGATGCCGCTGATTATACAAAAATACTTTCTTCGGAAGAAGTTGAGAAATACAGATTACCAAAAGGTGAATTAATTCCTGTTTGTAAAAAATTAGTTTCCTAA